In the genome of Streptococcus mitis, one region contains:
- the glyA gene encoding serine hydroxymethyltransferase (catalyzes the reaction of glycine with 5,10-methylenetetrahydrofolate to form L-serine and tetrahydrofolate): MIFDKDDFKAYDADLWNAIAKEEERQQNNIELIASENVVSKAVMAAQGSILTNKYAEGYPGRRYYGGTDVVDVVETLAIERAKEIFGAKFANVQPHSGSQANCAAYMALIEPGDTVMGMDLAAGGHLTHGAPVSFSGQTYNFVSYSVDPETELLDFDAILKQAQEVKPKLIVAGASAYSQIIDFSKFREIADAVGAKLMVDMAHIAGLVAAGLHPSPVPYAHITTTTTHKTLRGPRGGLILTNDEELAKKINSAIFPGIQGGPLEHVVAAKAVSFKEVLDPAFKEYAANVIKNSKAMVDVFLQDPDFRIISGGTENHLFLVDVTKVVENGKVAQNLLDEVNITLNKNSIPYETLSPFKTSGIRIGSAAITARGFGEEESRKVAELIIKTLKNAENEAVLEEVRSAVKELTDAFPLYED; the protein is encoded by the coding sequence ATGATTTTTGACAAAGATGATTTTAAAGCATACGATGCTGATCTCTGGAATGCTATTGCCAAAGAAGAAGAACGACAACAAAACAACATTGAGTTGATTGCTTCGGAAAACGTAGTTTCCAAGGCTGTTATGGCAGCTCAAGGGTCTATCTTGACGAATAAATACGCCGAAGGTTACCCAGGTCGCCGTTACTATGGTGGGACTGATGTGGTAGACGTGGTAGAAACTCTAGCCATTGAACGCGCAAAAGAAATTTTTGGCGCTAAATTCGCTAATGTCCAACCTCACTCAGGAAGCCAAGCCAACTGTGCGGCTTACATGGCCTTGATTGAGCCAGGTGATACCGTTATGGGGATGGATTTGGCAGCAGGTGGACACTTGACCCACGGAGCTCCAGTTAGCTTCTCAGGTCAAACCTACAACTTTGTTTCTTACAGTGTTGACCCTGAAACGGAACTCTTGGATTTTGATGCTATCTTGAAACAAGCCCAAGAAGTAAAACCAAAATTGATCGTAGCAGGTGCTTCAGCCTATTCTCAAATTATCGACTTTTCAAAATTCCGTGAAATTGCTGATGCTGTTGGAGCTAAGCTCATGGTAGATATGGCCCATATTGCTGGTTTAGTGGCAGCTGGTCTTCACCCAAGCCCAGTGCCATACGCTCACATCACGACAACAACGACCCACAAAACCCTTCGTGGTCCTCGTGGCGGTTTGATTTTGACCAATGACGAAGAACTTGCTAAGAAAATCAATTCAGCTATTTTCCCAGGTATTCAGGGTGGTCCTTTGGAGCATGTTGTGGCTGCTAAGGCTGTTTCCTTCAAAGAAGTTTTGGATCCAGCCTTCAAGGAATATGCTGCTAATGTAATCAAAAACAGCAAGGCTATGGTAGATGTCTTCTTGCAAGACCCTGATTTCCGTATCATTTCTGGTGGGACTGAAAACCACCTCTTCCTAGTGGATGTTACTAAGGTTGTAGAAAACGGAAAAGTTGCTCAAAACTTGCTGGATGAAGTCAATATTACTCTAAATAAAAACTCAATTCCATACGAAACCTTGTCACCATTTAAGACAAGTGGTATTCGTATCGGATCTGCAGCCATTACTGCGCGTGGATTTGGTGAAGAAGAGAGTCGCAAAGTAGCTGAACTCATCATTAAAACCCTTAAGAATGCAGAAAATGAAGCTGTCTTAGAGGAAGTGAGAAGTGCAGTCAAAGAATTGACAGATGCCTTCCCATTATACGAGGACTAA
- a CDS encoding GNAT family acetyltransferase, which yields MLRGLQETDVKAICEINQEALGYSFSLEDTASQLARLSQNSHHFLLAYEDEASHALLGYVHAEVYESLYSKAGFNILALAVSPQAQGQGIGKSLLQGLEEEAKRRGYGFIRLNSADHRLGAHAFYEKVGYTCDKMQKRFIRIF from the coding sequence ATGCTAAGAGGTTTGCAAGAAACAGATGTGAAAGCGATATGTGAAATCAACCAAGAGGCTTTGGGCTATTCTTTTAGTCTAGAGGACACGGCTAGTCAACTAGCTAGACTATCTCAGAATTCACATCATTTCTTACTTGCTTATGAGGATGAAGCTAGTCATGCCTTGCTTGGATATGTCCACGCTGAAGTTTATGAATCCCTCTATTCCAAAGCAGGATTTAATATTTTAGCCTTAGCAGTCTCACCTCAAGCACAAGGTCAAGGTATTGGTAAAAGCTTATTACAAGGGTTGGAAGAAGAAGCAAAAAGACGTGGTTATGGGTTTATCCGCTTAAACTCTGCCGACCATCGTCTGGGTGCTCATGCATTTTATGAAAAAGTTGGTTATACTTGTGATAAAATGCAGAAACGGTTTATTCGTATCTTTTAG
- a CDS encoding nucleoid-associated bacterial family protein: MDIYIKKAIIHQFSPDDTELFLADKLLNITPKIEEYLRRKIERVYSDEAKTGIFEEENPFFNHITDDLLETSVTLANLWKEEFNISENLKTNDLIFVQFSKEGVEHFAFLRIALRETLTHLGGEVENPIKLTQNNLPGFGTGADEALVVNLQSRKYHLIEKRIKYNGAFLNYFSENLLAVAPKISPKKSIKELEKTAQRIAESFNTDDFQFQSKVKSAIFNNLEESNELSPEKLANDLFDNNLTARLSFIDQVKEAVPEPVQFDEIDASRQLKKFENQKLSLSNGIELIVPNNVYQDAESVEFIQNDNGTYSILIKNIEDIQSK; the protein is encoded by the coding sequence ATGGACATTTATATTAAGAAAGCCATTATTCACCAGTTCAGTCCGGATGATACCGAGCTGTTCCTAGCGGATAAGCTTCTCAATATTACTCCAAAAATCGAAGAATACCTGCGTAGAAAAATTGAACGTGTGTATTCAGATGAAGCCAAGACTGGGATTTTCGAAGAAGAAAATCCCTTCTTCAATCACATCACAGACGATTTGTTGGAGACATCAGTAACACTGGCTAATCTCTGGAAAGAGGAGTTCAACATTTCAGAAAATCTCAAGACCAATGACTTGATTTTTGTGCAATTTTCTAAAGAAGGTGTAGAACATTTTGCTTTCTTGAGAATTGCACTGCGTGAGACCTTGACCCACCTCGGAGGAGAAGTTGAGAATCCAATCAAGCTGACTCAGAATAACCTGCCTGGATTTGGAACAGGGGCTGATGAGGCCTTGGTGGTTAATCTTCAAAGTCGCAAGTACCATCTGATTGAAAAACGAATCAAGTACAACGGGGCTTTTTTGAACTATTTTTCAGAAAATCTTCTTGCCGTCGCTCCTAAGATTTCACCCAAGAAATCCATCAAGGAACTGGAAAAAACAGCCCAGAGAATTGCTGAATCTTTTAACACAGATGACTTTCAATTTCAATCCAAGGTTAAATCAGCAATTTTCAACAACCTAGAAGAAAGCAATGAATTGTCACCTGAAAAATTGGCTAACGACCTTTTTGATAACAACCTGACAGCTCGTTTGAGCTTTATTGACCAAGTCAAAGAAGCCGTACCAGAGCCAGTCCAGTTTGATGAAATTGATGCCAGTCGCCAATTAAAGAAATTTGAAAACCAAAAACTCTCCTTGTCAAATGGAATTGAGCTCATCGTTCCCAATAACGTCTATCAAGATGCTGAGTCTGTTGAGTTTATTCAAAATGACAATGGAACTTACTCTATCTTAATCAAAAATATCGAGGATATCCAAAGTAAATAA